In Calypte anna isolate BGI_N300 chromosome 33, bCalAnn1_v1.p, whole genome shotgun sequence, a single genomic region encodes these proteins:
- the PTGES3 gene encoding prostaglandin E synthase 3: MQPASAKWYDRRDYVFIEFCVEDSKDVNVNFEKSKLTFSCLGGSDNFKHLNEIDLFNNIDPNESKHKRTDRSILCCLRKGESGQAWPRLTKERAKLNWLSVDFNNWKDWEDDSDEDMSNFDRFSEMMNNMGGDDDVDLPEVDGADDDSPDSDDEKMPDLE, from the exons AT GCAGCCCGCCTCCGCCAAGTGGTACGACCGGAGGGACTACGTCTTCATCGAGTTCTGTGTGGAGGACAGTAAAGATGTTAAtgtaaattttgaaaaatccaAACTTACCTTCAG ttgTCTTGGAGGAAGtgataattttaaacatttaaatgaaatcGACCTTTTTAATAACATTGATCCAAAC GAGTCAAAGCATAAAAGAACAGACAGATCCATCTTGTGTTGTTTACGAAAAGGAGAATCTGGTCAGGCATGGCCACGGCTAACGAAAGAGAGGGCGAAG CTCAACTGGCTCAGTGTGGACTTCAACAACTGGAAAGACTGGGAGGACGATTCAGATGAAGACATGTCCAACTTCGACCGCTTTTCCGAG ATGATGAACAACATGGGTGGTGATGATGATGTAGACTTGCCAGAAGTAGATGGGGCAGATGAT gacTCACCAGACAGCGATGATGAAA aAATGCCAGATCTGGAGTAA
- the NACA gene encoding nascent polypeptide-associated complex subunit alpha, protein MPGEATETVPATEQELPQPQAETGSGTESDSDESVPELEEQDSTQATTQQAQLAAAAEIDEEPVSKAKQSRSEKKARKAMSKLGLRQVTGVTRVTIRKSKNILFVITKPDVYKSPASDTYIVFGEAKIEDLSQQAQLAAAEKFKVQGEAVSNIQENTQTPTVQEESEEEEVDETGVEVKDIELVMSQANVSRAKAVRALKNNSNDIVNAIMELTM, encoded by the exons ATGCCCGGCGAAGCGACAGAAACCGTCCCCGCCACCGAGCAGGAGCTGCCGCAGCCGCAGGCTGAGAcag GGTCCGGAACAGAGTCTGACAGCGATGAATCCGTACCAGAGCTCGAAGAGCAGGACTCCACACAGGCCACGACACAGCAGGCACAG cttgcagcagcagctgaaatagATGAAGAACCGGttagcaaagcaaaacagagcCGGAGTGAAAAGAAAGCACGGAAG GCAATGTCCAAACTCGGCCTTCGCCAGGTGACAGGGGTGACCAGAGTCACCATCCGGAAATCCAAGAACATCCTTTTTGTCATCACAAAGCCAGATGTCTACAAGAGCCCCGCGTCAGACACCTACATTGTCTTTGGGGAAGCAAAG attGAAGACCTGTCACAGCAGGctcagctggcagctgctgagaagTTCAAGGTGCAGGGAGAAGCTGTGTCAAACATCCAGGAGAACACACAGACCCCCACCGTGCAGGAGGagagtgaggaagaggag GTTGACGAAACCGGCGTTGAGGTCAAAGACATCGAGCTGGTGATGTCCCAGGCCAACGTGTCACGAGCAAAGGCTGTCCGTGCCCTGAAGAACAACAGTAACGACATTGTAAACGCCATAATG gaGTTGACGATGTAG